A window from Lactiplantibacillus pentosus encodes these proteins:
- a CDS encoding SWIM zinc finger family protein, translated as MDWEDYFPTAIAERGYDYYSKGYVTDLKQTETQITATVTGTQDYCVVIDLANGDFQDGTCECPYANSHPYCKHMAAVLYQATVADKPASQHQDSKAPTDNDNREQTPTKLVERATDRQVRDFLSVVLAHDNHLLKMFRTVIGETNVVTDLPNYLASVDDLFDSNADAGGFIDYGAATDFGDETLTFLNEEVQPLVDQGEYGLVFQILAHLMLKIDHVDIDDSDGETMMIVNASVDLWEAVLTKADADVQQQVFDWLCKQLAKPLNIIEDTLDDLLFTYFKTPAFIDAKLAYTAKRFRAVQKHPDSWNYDWLTEKWLKHYLQMMTAAHMPDKQVIEFCKANLATPQVRLFYSQFCLQHHDEAHAVQLLKDGKTLVTDNRRMLAEFSRQLKDAYQQLGEQQLYRQELWQLLTEYAPADEALFSELKQSYPTKDWPAVREQLLTAIAKNSNVDLKPLYVQEKLLDRLLKAVVAADGLWDLQTYESLLKPHFSNQLLAKYDHEVRKMATATGTRRKYQQLVRILKRMLDYPDGKSIVQTIVHDWQQQYPRRSAMMDELSRLKL; from the coding sequence ATGGACTGGGAAGACTATTTTCCAACGGCAATCGCTGAACGTGGGTACGATTATTATTCAAAGGGGTATGTGACTGATTTAAAGCAGACCGAAACACAAATTACGGCAACGGTTACGGGCACGCAGGACTATTGCGTGGTGATTGATCTCGCTAATGGTGACTTTCAGGATGGCACGTGTGAGTGTCCGTATGCCAATAGTCATCCGTACTGCAAGCACATGGCGGCCGTTTTGTACCAAGCGACGGTGGCCGATAAACCTGCCAGTCAACATCAAGATTCTAAAGCACCAACTGATAACGACAATCGTGAACAGACTCCCACTAAGCTGGTTGAACGGGCGACTGATCGGCAAGTCCGGGACTTTTTGAGTGTGGTGTTGGCCCATGACAATCATCTGCTCAAGATGTTCCGGACGGTCATAGGTGAGACTAATGTCGTGACAGATTTACCTAACTATCTCGCGAGTGTTGACGATTTATTTGATAGTAACGCGGATGCCGGTGGTTTTATCGATTATGGCGCGGCGACAGATTTCGGTGATGAGACCTTGACTTTCCTAAACGAAGAGGTGCAGCCGTTGGTCGATCAGGGCGAGTATGGTTTGGTATTTCAAATCTTGGCGCATCTGATGCTTAAAATCGACCACGTCGACATTGATGATTCCGATGGTGAGACAATGATGATCGTGAATGCTAGTGTCGACTTGTGGGAAGCTGTCTTGACAAAAGCCGACGCGGATGTGCAGCAGCAGGTGTTTGATTGGTTATGCAAACAATTAGCGAAACCGTTGAATATCATTGAAGATACGCTTGATGATTTATTATTCACGTATTTCAAGACGCCGGCGTTTATTGACGCAAAGTTGGCGTATACCGCTAAACGGTTCCGTGCGGTACAAAAGCACCCGGATTCCTGGAACTATGACTGGCTGACTGAAAAATGGCTAAAGCACTATTTACAAATGATGACTGCGGCGCATATGCCTGATAAGCAAGTGATTGAATTTTGCAAGGCTAATTTGGCGACACCGCAAGTCCGCCTGTTTTATAGCCAGTTCTGTCTTCAACATCACGATGAAGCACACGCGGTCCAATTGCTAAAAGATGGCAAAACCTTGGTCACGGACAATCGAAGGATGTTAGCGGAGTTTAGTCGCCAACTAAAGGATGCTTATCAGCAATTAGGTGAACAACAATTGTATCGTCAAGAATTATGGCAATTGTTGACTGAATATGCGCCAGCGGATGAGGCGCTATTTTCAGAGTTGAAGCAGAGTTACCCGACCAAGGATTGGCCAGCGGTTCGTGAGCAACTGTTGACGGCGATAGCGAAGAATTCCAATGTTGATTTGAAACCACTGTACGTGCAAGAAAAGCTATTGGACCGGCTATTAAAAGCGGTCGTGGCCGCGGACGGACTCTGGGATTTACAGACCTATGAGTCTTTATTGAAACCACATTTTTCAAATCAGCTATTAGCCAAATATGATCATGAAGTGCGGAAGATGGCTACGGCTACTGGAACTCGGCGGAAGTATCAACAATTAGTTCGCATATTGAAACGGATGCTCGATTACCCGGATGGCAAATCAATCGTGCAGACGATCGTCCATGATTGGCAGCAACAATATCCGCGACGCTCAGCAATGATGGATGAGCTCTCACGGCTAAAATTGTAA
- a CDS encoding aspartate aminotransferase family protein, whose amino-acid sequence MISNNHRLDQQLIEREDHYMATAARINYYDLVIDHAHGALLTDVDGNQYIDLLASASAINVGHTHPRVVKAIQDQAAKLIHYTPAYFHHQPEQQLAERLAKLAPGADNEVIFGNSGSDANDAIIKFARGYTKRQYIVAYTDAYHGSTYGSMSLSGVSLNMTRHMGPLLPGVVHVPYPDTYRRLPHETDHQLALRYFDAFKAPFESYLPADETACVLIEPIQGDGGIRQAPEEYVQLVYDFCHQHGILFAVDEVNQGMGRTGKMWSIQNFPGIRPDLMSVGKSIASGMPLSAVIGRREIMESLGAPAHVFTTAANPVCCAAALATLDVLADEELVERSARLGRYAESQFLDLQTRHPKIGQVRMYGLNGGIELVTDQASQQPDPEFASDVIYAAFERGVVMITLKGNILRFQPPLVITKDQLDTALAAIDDAMTAAEQGRVHRPQGKMGW is encoded by the coding sequence ATGATTAGTAATAACCACCGTTTGGACCAACAGCTGATTGAACGTGAAGACCATTATATGGCGACGGCCGCACGCATCAATTATTATGACTTAGTGATTGACCACGCGCACGGTGCGCTGCTCACCGACGTTGACGGCAATCAATATATTGATTTATTGGCAAGTGCCTCGGCCATTAACGTCGGTCACACGCATCCGCGAGTGGTCAAAGCTATTCAGGACCAGGCCGCTAAGTTAATTCATTATACGCCGGCGTATTTTCACCACCAGCCGGAACAACAGTTAGCGGAACGGTTAGCCAAGTTGGCTCCGGGAGCTGACAATGAAGTGATTTTCGGTAATTCCGGGTCGGATGCCAATGACGCCATCATCAAATTCGCCCGGGGCTACACCAAGCGTCAATACATAGTGGCCTATACGGATGCTTACCATGGCTCAACTTATGGCTCGATGTCTTTGTCGGGCGTCAGCCTCAACATGACGCGTCACATGGGGCCACTATTACCTGGAGTCGTACACGTCCCATATCCAGATACTTACCGTCGACTACCGCATGAGACGGATCATCAGTTAGCGCTGCGGTACTTTGATGCGTTCAAAGCACCGTTTGAATCGTATTTACCAGCTGATGAGACGGCCTGCGTCTTGATCGAACCGATTCAAGGTGACGGCGGGATTCGCCAAGCACCTGAGGAATACGTTCAACTCGTTTATGATTTTTGCCATCAACACGGCATTTTATTTGCCGTTGATGAAGTCAATCAGGGCATGGGACGAACGGGCAAAATGTGGAGTATTCAAAACTTTCCTGGTATTCGCCCGGACCTGATGTCTGTCGGTAAGTCGATTGCTTCAGGCATGCCACTGAGCGCTGTGATTGGGCGGCGTGAGATCATGGAAAGCCTCGGTGCACCGGCCCACGTCTTTACCACCGCGGCTAATCCGGTCTGTTGTGCGGCTGCGTTAGCGACGCTCGATGTGCTGGCTGATGAAGAATTGGTTGAACGGTCCGCACGTCTGGGTCGTTACGCGGAAAGCCAGTTTTTGGACTTACAAACGCGGCACCCCAAAATCGGTCAAGTGCGGATGTATGGGCTGAATGGTGGCATCGAGTTAGTCACTGATCAAGCTAGTCAACAGCCAGACCCAGAGTTTGCGAGTGATGTCATTTACGCCGCGTTTGAGCGGGGTGTCGTCATGATTACGCTCAAAGGTAACATTTTACGGTTCCAACCACCGCTAGTCATCACGAAGGACCAGCTCGATACAGCGTTAGCGGCCATCGATGACGCGATGACTGCGGCGGAACAGGGACGCGTTCACCGGCCACAAGGAAAAATGGGTTGGTAA
- a CDS encoding prenyltransferase, producing MNKKWLTWPVFYELTEIYTAPLNVMWFVLGVAIAQFHLGTVNWLNVALCLVAVFIFDLAVNVSDNYYDYRHAVDREGYAQNTNPIGRLNLPVAGVGRLALSLYLISLVPGIWLVLRTGWLVLALGILGYLVGIFYTAGPYPINATPLCETVVALSIAFMIQLTCVVVSTYGQHPLTWSIVGKTFLLCLPLTLIFFTIQLANNTADRDEDILNHRYTLAYYLGKPGSVRLIQAFLIIGGVWPLVNVLLGLAPLVTIWVVLLLPIMWQGMRPFFAVQDKKKTFITTVKSASLFFVFYPILFVLGTWL from the coding sequence ATGAACAAGAAATGGCTAACTTGGCCTGTGTTTTATGAGTTGACGGAGATTTATACGGCGCCACTCAATGTCATGTGGTTTGTCTTGGGGGTTGCCATTGCCCAGTTTCACTTAGGTACGGTGAACTGGCTCAATGTTGCCCTGTGCTTAGTGGCTGTTTTTATTTTCGATTTGGCGGTCAATGTCTCCGATAATTACTATGATTACCGGCATGCGGTCGATCGTGAGGGTTACGCGCAAAACACCAATCCGATTGGTCGACTGAACTTGCCAGTAGCTGGAGTGGGACGACTTGCACTGAGTCTGTATTTGATCTCACTCGTGCCTGGAATTTGGCTCGTCTTGCGGACCGGCTGGTTAGTGCTGGCCCTGGGTATCTTAGGTTATCTGGTCGGTATTTTTTACACTGCTGGACCGTACCCAATCAACGCGACGCCATTATGTGAGACGGTCGTTGCCCTGTCGATTGCGTTCATGATTCAATTGACTTGTGTGGTCGTTTCGACCTATGGGCAGCATCCGTTGACCTGGTCGATCGTTGGCAAGACCTTCCTATTGTGCTTGCCGTTGACCCTGATCTTCTTTACGATCCAGCTCGCCAATAACACGGCGGACCGGGATGAAGATATTTTAAATCACCGCTATACCTTGGCTTATTATTTGGGTAAACCAGGTTCGGTACGCTTGATTCAAGCCTTTTTGATTATTGGCGGCGTGTGGCCGTTAGTGAACGTGTTGCTAGGGTTAGCGCCGTTAGTTACCATCTGGGTCGTCTTATTATTACCGATTATGTGGCAAGGCATGCGCCCGTTTTTCGCGGTCCAAGATAAAAAGAAGACGTTTATTACGACGGTCAAAAGCGCGTCGTTATTCTTCGTGTTTTATCCAATTCTGTTTGTTTTGGGCACTTGGCTGTAA
- a CDS encoding MFS transporter, with product MKLIRSRDAIKIIVSQICSGVATWCITLGIQMIIIFKYNANIAGVSVLFAAALVPRIVLPSFIGSLLDKRGNRIYFVRGARLFAGFIATVCYFQKDSGALLFMVILLNSALSVEEPGMIGIIRNLPQKDHTQNFNLLGIYYMLEDIIKILGPAMAAGISFFLGITRLFSLAVILFLLSFVLLNVQTGKDINNVKGETSKKSIKLEVVKEIFRNKELGYVFVIVFTFLFALNAIDTSSGILIRTFTHKSYVQAVFVTLMGAGGTLGALSVLKLDKKYKLLNICLISMFCFGILISLVVFVKSLTSLLLIVTLAGILSPGIIMAAELKK from the coding sequence ATGAAGCTGATAAGGAGTAGAGACGCAATCAAAATAATTGTCTCACAGATTTGTAGTGGTGTTGCCACATGGTGTATCACTTTAGGAATACAAATGATAATCATTTTTAAGTATAATGCGAATATTGCTGGCGTTTCAGTGTTATTTGCAGCTGCTTTGGTACCAAGAATAGTTTTACCAAGTTTCATCGGATCTCTATTGGATAAACGGGGTAATCGGATTTACTTTGTGAGAGGTGCACGTCTATTTGCAGGTTTCATCGCAACTGTTTGTTATTTTCAGAAAGACAGTGGGGCTTTATTGTTCATGGTCATTCTATTAAATTCAGCTTTATCCGTAGAAGAACCAGGAATGATAGGAATAATTAGAAATTTGCCACAGAAAGACCACACTCAAAATTTTAACCTCTTAGGGATTTATTATATGCTGGAGGATATTATCAAAATTCTTGGTCCAGCAATGGCTGCTGGAATATCATTTTTCTTAGGGATAACTAGACTATTCTCTTTAGCTGTTATTCTCTTTCTTCTTTCTTTTGTCCTTTTGAATGTACAGACTGGCAAGGACATTAACAATGTCAAAGGTGAAACGAGTAAAAAATCAATTAAACTGGAAGTCGTGAAGGAAATATTCAGAAATAAAGAATTAGGCTACGTTTTCGTTATCGTCTTTACCTTCTTATTTGCACTAAATGCCATTGACACGAGCTCAGGTATTTTGATTCGAACATTCACACACAAGTCATATGTACAGGCTGTTTTCGTTACATTAATGGGAGCTGGCGGTACATTGGGTGCCTTAAGTGTTCTTAAATTGGATAAAAAGTATAAGTTATTAAATATATGTTTGATCAGCATGTTCTGCTTTGGTATTTTAATTAGTCTTGTCGTATTTGTAAAAAGTTTAACCTCGCTGCTGTTAATTGTGACGTTAGCCGGTATCTTGTCACCTGGAATTATAATGGCGGCTGAGTTGAAAAAGTAA
- the lysA gene encoding diaminopimelate decarboxylase: MNEQIKTDDLNAAHHLMVGGVDTLDLAAQYQTPLYVYDTGAIRAEIAAFKQVFETNQVDYQISYASKAFATVAMYQLIAQEQIHCDVVSGGELYTAQQAKFPMANITFHGNNKSLAELTQALDCGVGTIVVDNFDELQQLTTLTNQRQQLTTIMLRIAPGISAHTHDYISTGQEDSKFGFDLNSGQADTAVQQAQAAPYLNLVGIHCHIGSQIFELNGFEMIVDKLVDVFARWQATLGFYPRIMNVGGGFGVKYTAADHPLQPTDFVDAIVKETLAQTQAHDVPMLEIWIEPGRSLVAQAGMTLYTIGDSKDIPGIRKYLSVDGGMGDNIRPALYEAEYEAVLAKDPTLPAEQVASIAGKYCESGDMLIWNQQLPATKPGDILAVLDTGAYGYAMASNYNRNPRPAVVFCENGHSQLVVQRESYADLTRLDLPLSVPEETK, translated from the coding sequence GTGAACGAACAAATTAAGACGGATGATTTAAACGCGGCGCACCATTTAATGGTCGGCGGCGTCGATACCTTGGATTTAGCAGCGCAATACCAGACACCGCTCTACGTTTATGATACGGGCGCGATTCGAGCCGAAATCGCGGCCTTTAAGCAGGTCTTTGAAACCAATCAGGTGGATTATCAAATCAGCTATGCTAGCAAAGCGTTCGCGACGGTGGCGATGTATCAATTGATTGCTCAGGAGCAGATCCATTGTGACGTCGTCTCTGGTGGCGAACTCTACACGGCGCAACAAGCGAAGTTTCCGATGGCCAACATTACGTTCCATGGTAACAATAAATCACTTGCAGAATTGACGCAGGCACTGGACTGTGGTGTTGGGACCATCGTTGTCGACAATTTTGATGAATTGCAACAATTGACGACGCTGACGAACCAGCGTCAACAGCTGACGACGATCATGTTACGGATTGCCCCTGGCATTTCAGCGCACACCCATGACTACATCTCGACCGGACAGGAAGACTCGAAGTTTGGCTTTGACTTAAATAGTGGCCAGGCAGATACCGCAGTGCAACAGGCCCAAGCAGCACCATATTTGAACTTAGTTGGGATTCACTGTCATATTGGCTCTCAAATCTTTGAACTGAATGGGTTTGAAATGATCGTCGACAAATTGGTCGATGTGTTTGCACGTTGGCAGGCGACCCTTGGGTTTTATCCTCGCATCATGAATGTCGGCGGTGGTTTTGGCGTCAAGTATACGGCGGCCGACCATCCGCTTCAACCCACGGACTTCGTGGATGCGATCGTCAAGGAAACGTTGGCACAAACGCAGGCGCACGATGTCCCGATGCTTGAGATTTGGATCGAACCCGGCCGTTCACTGGTCGCACAGGCTGGCATGACGCTCTATACGATCGGCGATTCCAAGGATATTCCGGGTATTCGCAAGTATCTCTCCGTTGACGGGGGGATGGGTGATAATATTCGGCCGGCACTGTATGAGGCGGAATACGAAGCAGTCCTTGCTAAAGACCCCACTTTACCAGCGGAGCAAGTTGCTTCGATTGCCGGTAAGTATTGCGAGTCGGGTGATATGCTGATCTGGAACCAGCAATTGCCAGCGACCAAGCCCGGGGATATTTTAGCGGTCTTGGACACCGGGGCATACGGCTATGCGATGGCTAGTAATTACAACCGCAATCCGCGGCCGGCCGTCGTCTTCTGCGAAAATGGTCACAGTCAGTTAGTCGTTCAACGGGAAAGTTATGCAGACCTGACCCGTCTAGACTTACCGTTATCAGTGCCCGAAGAAACCAAATAA
- a CDS encoding TetR/AcrR family transcriptional regulator has product MTDFRMKKTDDVITKSFVDLVIENGFDNVTVKDIALRSMISRKTFYLHYEDKFALTDAILQDILTWLDETLKKKRALIDQGIVLSRAISKLEPELRQLLLCWNRPIHAIMTIPQAKMQLMDGLKDILGQHLQAAFKHSESDLELNVIGGMMLGMIRYYLQTNEFPSSKELHQLSDTLNLIFKA; this is encoded by the coding sequence ATGACGGATTTTAGGATGAAAAAGACTGACGATGTGATCACCAAATCATTTGTTGACCTAGTAATAGAGAATGGATTTGACAACGTTACGGTCAAGGACATCGCACTCAGATCGATGATTAGTCGTAAAACGTTCTATTTACATTATGAAGACAAATTTGCACTGACGGATGCCATATTACAAGACATTCTAACGTGGCTTGATGAGACATTGAAAAAGAAACGAGCACTCATAGATCAGGGCATTGTCTTAAGTCGCGCAATTAGTAAATTGGAACCTGAACTTAGACAATTACTACTGTGTTGGAACAGACCAATACATGCGATAATGACCATCCCACAAGCTAAGATGCAACTAATGGATGGCCTTAAGGATATTTTGGGTCAGCATTTACAGGCCGCTTTCAAGCATTCGGAGTCGGATTTGGAACTTAATGTCATTGGTGGCATGATGTTAGGGATGATCAGATATTACTTGCAAACAAATGAATTTCCATCAAGCAAAGAACTTCACCAATTATCAGACACCCTTAATTTGATATTTAAAGCTTAG
- a CDS encoding potassium channel family protein encodes MGVSMMETEQRQQRRIIFYHLLVTILTLWSVVNVILLAFNIGDWHLETRISNGLLVVFAVDYFVRLARSPNRKTFLIHSAFDLMGIIPMHPVFALFRLGRLARMVQYHHLFWKLGWDGKWTHDFHRFIYSTGFIYLFSISIAIIVLSALLFSVFEHQSLSDSLWWAITTATTVGYGDDTPHTAVGKVIAVGLMFGGIGFIGLLTSTITDFFTQQASQNVEPEADPNEDELRQLLVKIDTLTQKVDHLEKQVKRIEKADRRK; translated from the coding sequence ATAGGGGTAAGCATGATGGAAACAGAACAACGCCAGCAGCGTCGAATCATATTTTATCATTTGCTCGTCACGATTTTGACGCTGTGGTCGGTCGTTAACGTGATTTTATTAGCGTTCAATATCGGTGATTGGCACCTGGAAACACGCATCAGTAACGGCCTATTAGTGGTTTTTGCGGTCGATTATTTCGTGCGGCTTGCACGCTCACCTAATCGGAAGACTTTTTTGATTCATTCGGCCTTTGACTTGATGGGGATTATTCCGATGCACCCCGTCTTTGCGCTATTTCGGCTTGGACGACTGGCGCGAATGGTCCAATATCACCATTTGTTTTGGAAGCTCGGCTGGGACGGTAAATGGACCCACGATTTTCATCGCTTTATTTATAGTACCGGCTTTATTTATTTGTTTTCAATCAGTATTGCCATTATTGTTCTGAGCGCGCTACTATTCTCGGTCTTTGAGCACCAGAGTTTGTCGGACTCACTGTGGTGGGCGATTACGACGGCAACGACGGTCGGCTACGGTGATGACACACCGCATACCGCCGTCGGAAAGGTGATTGCGGTCGGTCTGATGTTTGGTGGGATTGGGTTTATTGGTTTGTTGACCAGTACGATCACGGACTTCTTCACCCAACAAGCCAGTCAAAATGTTGAACCTGAAGCGGATCCCAACGAAGACGAATTACGCCAATTGTTAGTCAAAATCGATACGTTGACGCAAAAAGTCGATCACTTGGAAAAACAGGTCAAGCGGATTGAGAAGGCAGACCGGCGTAAGTGA
- a CDS encoding APC family permease: MQRLFKRLTLKEDPSIYEDKDSHLARVLTVKDFLALGVGTIVSTSIFTLPGVVAAEHAGPAVVFSFIVAAIVAGLVAFAYAEMAAAMPFAGSAYSWINVMFGEFFGWIAGWALLAEYFIALAFVGSGLSANLRGLLTPLGLKLPNALSNTFGTNGGVVDLIAVLVIALVSLLLSRGVSKASRVENVLVVLKVLAVLTFIVVGATAIHWQNYVPFIPKYHLNADGSAFGGWQGIYAGVSMIFLAYIGFDSIAANSAEAKNPGKTMPRGILGSLVIAVVLFVAVALVLVGMFKYSSYANNAEPVGWALRHAGHPIVASVIQAIAVLGMFTALIGMTLAGSRLIYSFGRDGMLPKWLGKLKHNQPNNALLVLTIVAIIIGAFCPFAFLAQLISAGTLIAFMFVSLGIYALRRREGVDIPEPAFKMPFYPVLPAVAFLGALFVFMGLDIQAKLYAGIWFILGLVIYFCYGMRHSYLAGKQRQTTTTAKSSAQVDKSVVEEQED, encoded by the coding sequence ATGCAACGCTTATTCAAACGGTTAACACTAAAAGAAGACCCCAGTATTTATGAGGATAAGGATTCCCATTTGGCCCGGGTATTAACGGTCAAGGATTTCTTAGCCCTCGGGGTCGGGACGATTGTTTCAACGTCAATCTTTACTTTACCTGGCGTCGTGGCGGCGGAACATGCGGGCCCCGCGGTGGTCTTTTCATTTATCGTAGCGGCCATCGTTGCCGGGCTAGTTGCTTTTGCCTACGCTGAAATGGCGGCAGCGATGCCGTTTGCTGGTTCAGCCTATTCCTGGATCAACGTCATGTTCGGTGAATTCTTCGGTTGGATCGCCGGTTGGGCGTTGTTAGCGGAATATTTCATTGCGCTGGCCTTCGTTGGTTCCGGGCTCTCTGCCAACTTACGGGGACTCCTGACACCACTAGGATTAAAGCTTCCGAATGCCTTATCGAACACCTTTGGCACGAACGGTGGGGTGGTCGATTTGATTGCCGTGCTGGTGATTGCGTTGGTTTCACTGTTACTGTCTCGCGGTGTCAGCAAGGCGTCCCGGGTGGAAAATGTCCTCGTTGTCCTGAAAGTCCTAGCCGTGTTGACCTTCATCGTGGTTGGTGCGACGGCGATTCATTGGCAAAATTACGTCCCGTTTATTCCGAAGTACCATTTAAACGCGGATGGTAGTGCGTTTGGTGGCTGGCAAGGGATTTACGCCGGTGTCTCGATGATTTTCTTGGCCTACATTGGTTTTGATTCGATTGCGGCCAACTCAGCTGAAGCGAAGAATCCGGGCAAAACGATGCCTCGTGGGATTCTTGGCTCACTAGTCATTGCGGTGGTGCTGTTTGTGGCCGTTGCGTTGGTCTTAGTCGGTATGTTTAAGTATTCTTCTTATGCCAATAACGCGGAACCAGTTGGCTGGGCATTGCGGCACGCCGGCCATCCAATCGTGGCAAGTGTCATTCAGGCGATTGCCGTCTTAGGGATGTTCACCGCCTTGATTGGGATGACGTTAGCCGGTTCACGGTTGATTTATTCTTTCGGTCGCGATGGCATGTTGCCAAAGTGGTTGGGTAAATTAAAGCACAACCAACCGAACAACGCGCTACTCGTGTTGACGATCGTCGCGATTATCATTGGGGCCTTTTGTCCCTTTGCGTTCTTAGCCCAATTGATTTCCGCGGGGACGCTGATTGCCTTCATGTTCGTTTCGTTAGGCATTTATGCACTCCGGCGACGTGAAGGGGTCGACATTCCTGAACCAGCCTTCAAAATGCCATTCTACCCAGTCTTACCAGCTGTGGCCTTCTTGGGTGCACTGTTCGTGTTCATGGGCCTCGATATTCAAGCTAAATTGTACGCGGGTATCTGGTTCATCCTGGGCCTGGTGATCTACTTCTGTTATGGCATGCGCCATTCATACCTCGCTGGCAAACAGCGCCAAACGACGACTACTGCAAAGTCCAGTGCGCAAGTGGATAAGTCGGTCGTTGAGGAACAAGAAGATTAG
- a CDS encoding YhgE/Pip domain-containing protein, producing MFNVFKRKSIWISMLVAAVLIGLFAFAQVGARSTVKVRHLPLALVVNDNGKNAKNVVKKLRKESHQKNAEIKWVNVTHTSELTKGFASGKYYGAVVIHSGFTQAINQQTDYLKGKIITQKLAALVVKTPMVAETAPFQQQRALANSLTKKTPEQAKISLYVSQGSNMTVANILTTALPKMTDHLNQKISNEYITVANKSGLTLSPQDWSKLQTPIHTTLIKRNKVSTKEISGMAPFLVTIFCWLGSLIASLLNWRDHSKNEQKRTDGRLSLTSVTSQLISGVAIVTAIAVSVYFFTKVCYSVPIHDPKQFLLMIGGISFVFYLLQSAVLDLLGLKGWPLLLIIWIGSMAVITFIPQMLSPFYHNYVYDITPIRFAYDLILNQMYITDASITGSSMLSLLYIGIASVIAMYASTLIKKRKKDRLA from the coding sequence ATGTTCAATGTGTTTAAGCGAAAAAGTATCTGGATCAGCATGTTAGTCGCTGCTGTATTAATTGGATTATTTGCCTTCGCGCAAGTTGGCGCTAGGAGCACAGTCAAGGTTCGTCATTTACCATTAGCGCTAGTCGTAAACGATAACGGTAAAAATGCTAAGAATGTTGTAAAGAAATTACGGAAAGAGAGTCATCAGAAAAACGCTGAAATTAAATGGGTCAATGTCACCCACACGAGTGAACTCACTAAAGGCTTTGCATCCGGAAAATACTACGGGGCGGTTGTCATTCATTCGGGATTTACTCAAGCTATCAATCAGCAAACAGACTATTTAAAGGGCAAAATCATCACTCAGAAGCTCGCTGCCCTGGTAGTTAAAACGCCAATGGTTGCTGAAACGGCTCCATTCCAACAACAAAGGGCCTTGGCAAATTCATTGACCAAGAAGACCCCCGAACAAGCAAAAATCTCTTTATACGTCAGTCAAGGCAGTAATATGACCGTTGCAAATATTTTAACTACTGCACTTCCAAAGATGACTGACCACCTAAACCAGAAGATTTCTAACGAATATATCACCGTTGCAAATAAGTCAGGACTAACACTCTCTCCTCAGGACTGGTCTAAATTGCAAACACCAATTCACACAACACTTATCAAACGCAATAAGGTTTCAACTAAGGAAATAAGTGGTATGGCGCCATTCTTAGTAACCATCTTCTGTTGGCTCGGTAGTCTTATTGCTAGTTTACTGAACTGGCGAGACCATAGTAAGAATGAGCAAAAACGTACGGATGGCCGCCTCTCATTAACCAGCGTCACAAGTCAATTGATTTCGGGTGTCGCAATTGTCACTGCGATCGCTGTATCAGTATACTTCTTCACAAAAGTTTGCTATTCTGTGCCAATTCATGATCCAAAACAATTCCTACTGATGATTGGTGGTATCTCATTTGTTTTCTATCTACTGCAGTCAGCTGTACTCGATTTACTTGGACTAAAAGGATGGCCATTACTGCTTATTATCTGGATCGGTTCCATGGCAGTCATCACTTTCATTCCGCAAATGCTGAGCCCCTTCTACCATAATTACGTTTATGATATTACCCCAATTCGATTTGCCTATGATCTTATTCTTAATCAAATGTATATTACAGATGCATCAATCACCGGATCTTCAATGTTGAGCTTGCTGTACATTGGAATAGCTTCAGTTATTGCCATGTATGCATCCACCCTCATTAAGAAGCGGAAAAAAGACCGCTTAGCATAA